In Actinomycetota bacterium, the genomic stretch CCCGGCGACGCGGGCCGTCCGTTCCGTGCCGTCCGGTCGCAGCACGATCCGCACGGGAGCCGCTCCTGCGACGCGCCACGGTCCCGCGGCGGCCCATGGGTCGGAGGTCCGGCGTCCGAGCAACCCCTCGGCCTCCGCGGCTGCGGCGACGGCGACGGCGCGCTCGACCGTCTCACCGGGGGGCTCCCACGTCGGGTGGGCCGTCTCCAGCCAAGAGGTGGTCACGCGTCCGGCCACCACGTCGGGCTCGTCGGCGACCGCGCGCAGGAACCCGATATTCGTCCGGACGCCGAGCACGGCGGTGGCGTCGAGGGCGGTCCGCATCTCCTCGATCGCGCTCGGCCGGTCCGGTGCGTGGACGATCACCTTCGCGACCATGGGGTCGTAGTGCCTGGACACCTCGACCCCTTCATCGACGCCGGTGTCCACACGCGCGTTGGACGGCCACCGTACGGACACGATCCGTCCCGCCTGTGGGAGCCAGGAGTCGGACGGATCCTCCGCGTACAGACGCACCTCGATCGCGTGCCCGGAGAACGTGACGTCCTCCTGGGACAACGGGAGCCGCTCCCCGAGCGCCACGCTCAGCTGGAGCTCGACGAGATCGAGCCCGGTGACGGCCTCGGTGACCGGGTGCTCGACCTGCAGCCGCGCGTTCGTCTCGATGAACCCGACCGCCCCGTCCGATCCGACGAGGAACTCACACGTCCCGGCGTTGACGTAGCCGGCGTGGCGGGCCAGGGCGACCGCCGACGAACAGAGGCGCTCCCGCAGGACCGGATCGACGGCCGGGGACGGAGACTCCTCCCACACCTTCTGGTGGCGGCGCTGCATCGAGCAGTCGCGCTCTCCGAGGTGGACCACGCCGCCGTGGGCATCGGCGAGGATCTGGACCTCCACGTGGCGGGGATCGGGCACGTAGCGCTCCAGGATCATCCGGTCGTCGCCGAAGGCAGCGAGCGCCACGCGACGCGCCGTGACCAGGGCGGGCCCGAGCTCGTCGGGATCGTGGACGACCGTCATGCCCTTCCCGCCGCCACCCGCGGCCGCCTTCACGATCACCGGGAACCCCACGTCGGCCGCCGCCTTAGCGAACGCCTCGTCGGACTGGTCGTCGCCCGAGTAGCCGTCCAGGATCGGGACGCCCGCCTCCGCGGCCAGCTGCTTCGCGCGTGCCTTGTCCCCCATGGCGCGCAGCACATCCGGCGGCGGCCCGACGAAGGTCAAACCGGCGTCCAGGCAGGCCTGGGCGAGGTCGGGGTTCTCCGACAGGAACCCGTACCCCGGGTGCACGAGCTCGGCTCCCGTGCGCCGCGCCGCCTCCACCACCCGGTCGATCCGCAGGTAGGACTCGGAGGCGGGGGGAGGTCCGATCGCGACCGCCTCGTCGGCAGCCAGGACGTGCGGAGCGTGAGCGTCCGCCTCGCTGTGGACCGCGACGCATCTCATCCCCATCCGGTGGGCCGTCCGGAAGATGCGGACGGCGATCTCACCGCGGTTCGCGACGAGCAACGTGGTCATGGCCGCAATCCTATCCGGGGCGGGTGAGCTGTCCCTCGTAGGGACCGCGGCCCGTGATGCACGCCGCGCCAGCGCGCGCGGCGAGCGCGAGGGCGTCCTCGGCGGCGAGTCCGGCCGCCAGCGCGTAGGTGAGCGCTCCCACGAAGCTGTCCCCGCCGCCGTAGGTGTCCACGATCGGCCCCGGCAACGCGGCGGGTGCGTACCGTCCCCACCGGCCGCCCGCCTCGTATCGCCCCCCGTCCCGGCCCTCCGTCCGGACGACCAGCCTCGACTGGAACGAGCCCGGCTCCCACGGCTCGGACGGGTCGCTCGCGCTCCCGCAGACCGCCTCGCACCCGGGGTCGACGCGGGCGAGGCGCTCGTGCTCGCGCAGGGTCGCCACGAGCACCCGGGCCCGGCGTGCGGCGCGGAGCGCGTCGTCGTCGCCGGCGCAGAAGTAGACGGCGTCGGTCTGGGCCAGGTCGTCCCACGGGAGCGGGTCGGACGCACGGGGACCCAGGCGCGACCCGATCACGACGATCGTCCGCTCCCCGGTCGCGTCGATCAGCGTGAACGCGCGCCGCTGTGGTTCCGCACGGAAGGTGGCGTGTACGCGGAGCCCGAGCCGCTCCAGCTCGACGAGGGACCGGTGCCCGAGCTCGTCGTCGCCCAGGGCCGTGTAAAGGTCGCATCCGCCGGCCAGCCTCGCCAGCTGCACGGCCGCGACCGGACCTCCCCCCGCCGGGAGGTCCAGCACGTCTTTCGCGTGCAGGATCTCGCCGGGAGCGGGGAACCGGTCGACGGGGGCGAACGTCACCCACTCCACGTGGCCGACGACCGCTACGCGCACGTTACATCCGGAAGACGCCGTAGCGGGGCTCGGCGATCGGCGCGTTGTATGCCGCCGAGATACCGAGCCCGAGGACCGTGCGCGTGTCGAGCGGGTCGATCACCCCGTCGTCCCACAGCCGTGCCGTCGAGTAGAGCGGGTGACCCTGCGTCTCGTACTGGTCGCGGATCGGCTGCTTGAACGACTCGTCGTCGGGGTCGCCGCGCACGATCGCGAGCACGGTCGCCGCCTGCTCGCCCCCCATCACCGAGATGCGGGCGTTGGGCCACATCCACAACAGCCGCGGCTCGTAGGCCCGACCGTTCATCGCGTAGTTGCCGGCGCCGAAGCTGCCGCCGACGATCACCGTGAACTTGGGGACGACCGCGCAGGACACGGCCGTGACCATCTTCGCGCCGTCCTTCGCGATGCCGCCCGACTCGTAGGCGCGTCCGACCATGAACCCCGTGATGTTCTGCAGGAAGACGAGCGGGATCCGGCGCTGGTCGCAGAGCTCGATGAAATGCGCCCCCTTCAGTGCCGACTCCGAGAACAGGATGCCGTTGTTCGCCACGATCCCGACGGGGAACCCCCAGATGTGGGCGAACCCGCAGACGAGCGTCTCGCCGTAGAGAGCCTTGAACTCCTGGAAACGCGAACCGTCGACGATCCGCGCGATCACCTCGCGCACGTCGTAGGGCACCCGCGTGTCCGCGGGGACGATGTCATAGATCTCGCGTGGGTCGTACTTCGGCTCCTCCGGTTCGCGCATCCCGGGCGGGAGGTCCTTGCGGCGGTTCAGACCGGACACGATGTCCCGGACGATCTGTAGCGCGTGCGCGTCGTCCAGCGCGTAGTGGTCGACGACCCCGGACGTGCGGGCGTGGACGTCCGCCCCGCCGAGCTCCTCGGCCGTCACCTCTTCGCCCGTGGCCGCCTTCACGAGCGGTGGACCGCCCAGGTAGATCGTCCCCTGCTCCCGGACGATCACCGACTCGTCGGACATCGCCGGGACGTAGGCGCCCCCCGCCGTGCACATCCCCAGGACGGCCGCGACCTGCGGGATCCCGAGGGCGGACATCGTCGCCTGGTTGTAGAAGATCCGGCCGAAATGGTCGCGGTCGGGGAAGACCTCGTCCTGCATGGGGAGGAATGCGCCGCCCGAGTCGACCAGGTAGACGCAGGGGAG encodes the following:
- a CDS encoding biotin carboxylase N-terminal domain-containing protein, with the translated sequence MTTLLVANRGEIAVRIFRTAHRMGMRCVAVHSEADAHAPHVLAADEAVAIGPPPASESYLRIDRVVEAARRTGAELVHPGYGFLSENPDLAQACLDAGLTFVGPPPDVLRAMGDKARAKQLAAEAGVPILDGYSGDDQSDEAFAKAAADVGFPVIVKAAAGGGGKGMTVVHDPDELGPALVTARRVALAAFGDDRMILERYVPDPRHVEVQILADAHGGVVHLGERDCSMQRRHQKVWEESPSPAVDPVLRERLCSSAVALARHAGYVNAGTCEFLVGSDGAVGFIETNARLQVEHPVTEAVTGLDLVELQLSVALGERLPLSQEDVTFSGHAIEVRLYAEDPSDSWLPQAGRIVSVRWPSNARVDTGVDEGVEVSRHYDPMVAKVIVHAPDRPSAIEEMRTALDATAVLGVRTNIGFLRAVADEPDVVAGRVTTSWLETAHPTWEPPGETVERAVAVAAAAEAEGLLGRRTSDPWAAAGPWRVAGAAPVRIVLRPDGTERTARVAGTGPYEVEGRTVDRTDAGWTVDGRPAFALRETDRWLVWTGTQVEVPVGIAPRRVEEHGAAHLGAPMPGQVIAVRVAAGDAVVKGQELVVVEAMKMEHAVTAPADGVVTQILCAPGDQVDRGQALIDLETS
- a CDS encoding PfkB family carbohydrate kinase, which gives rise to MRVAVVGHVEWVTFAPVDRFPAPGEILHAKDVLDLPAGGGPVAAVQLARLAGGCDLYTALGDDELGHRSLVELERLGLRVHATFRAEPQRRAFTLIDATGERTIVVIGSRLGPRASDPLPWDDLAQTDAVYFCAGDDDALRAARRARVLVATLREHERLARVDPGCEAVCGSASDPSEPWEPGSFQSRLVVRTEGRDGGRYEAGGRWGRYAPAALPGPIVDTYGGGDSFVGALTYALAAGLAAEDALALAARAGAACITGRGPYEGQLTRPG
- a CDS encoding carboxyl transferase domain-containing protein; translation: MEGAVSELKEHLAAAALGGPEKARERHVSRGKLLPRERVERLLDPGTPFLELSPLAAHGMYDGQAPGAGIICGIGRIEGTECVIVCNDATVKGGTYFPLTVRKHLRAQEVALQNRLPCVYLVDSGGAFLPMQDEVFPDRDHFGRIFYNQATMSALGIPQVAAVLGMCTAGGAYVPAMSDESVIVREQGTIYLGGPPLVKAATGEEVTAEELGGADVHARTSGVVDHYALDDAHALQIVRDIVSGLNRRKDLPPGMREPEEPKYDPREIYDIVPADTRVPYDVREVIARIVDGSRFQEFKALYGETLVCGFAHIWGFPVGIVANNGILFSESALKGAHFIELCDQRRIPLVFLQNITGFMVGRAYESGGIAKDGAKMVTAVSCAVVPKFTVIVGGSFGAGNYAMNGRAYEPRLLWMWPNARISVMGGEQAATVLAIVRGDPDDESFKQPIRDQYETQGHPLYSTARLWDDGVIDPLDTRTVLGLGISAAYNAPIAEPRYGVFRM